TGCGCCGGCCGCCGCAGCCACCGTCCGTCGCGCCAGCGCACCGCGCCCGCGGTGACCCGTCCGCCCGCGTCGCGGACCGCATCACCCAGGCCGATCTCGTCGAGCGCGGCCAGCGCATTGGGCCAGATGCTGATCCCGGCGCCGGAAGAGGTGTCGGTGCGTTCCTCCAGCAGGGTCACGTCGTGGCCGCCCCGCTGCAGCGCTATCGCGGTCGCCAGCCCCGCGATGCCGGCCCCGATCACCAGGATTCGCTTGGGCATTCGTCGAACCTAACGGCTTACGGGCGCTCACCCCAACCGCATTTCCGCCGCCCGCGATGCCGCGTCCCGGAACTCGGCGGTGTGCTACCAACGGGGCATGCCCGCGACGACACCGGATGCACCCGCTACTCCGTTCTCTGATCTCGACGACTACCTGGCCCTGCCGCGCGTCGCGGGGCTCGCGGTCAGCCCGGACGGCTCCCGCGTGGTCACCACGATCGCCGAACTGAACGACAAGCGCACCGAGTACCGCACCGCGGTGTGGGAACTCGACCCGGCCGGTCGGCGCCCGGCGCGCCGGCTGACCCGCGGCGGCCGGGGCGAGTCCGCGCCGACGTTCACCGCCGACGGGGATCTGCTGTTCCTCAGCTCGCGGCCGACCGAGGACGACGACGAACCGCCGACGGCGCTGTGGCGGCTACCGGCGGCGGGCGGCGAGGCGTTCGAGGTGCTCGCACTGCCCGGCGGTGTCGACGCGGTGCGTGCCGCCCGCGCGGGAACGACCACCGTGGTCTCCGCCGGGCTGCTGCCGTCGGCCCGCACCATCGCCGACGAGCGTCGCCTGCGCGATCTGCGCAAGGACAACAAGGTCACCGCGGTGCTGCACACCGGTTACCCGGTGCGGCACTGGGACACCGACCTCGGGCCCGGCCGGCCGCACCTGCTGCGCGTCCCGGCCGCCGGCGACGAACCCGCCGACCTCACCCCGACACCGGGTGCTGCCCTCTACGAGGCCGATTTCGACGTCAGCCCCGACGGCCGCTTCGTCGTGACCACCTGGCAGGTACCCGCCCCCGGGGCGGCGCGGCGCTCGGTGCTCATGCGGGTGGACACCGCCACCGGTGAGCGCACCGTGATCGCCGACGAACCCGAGGCCGACCTGTTCGCCCCGGCGATCGCGCCGGACGGTTCGGCGGTGGCCTACCTGCGCGAGACCTGGTCCACACCCGCGAAAGCGCCGCGAATCACGTTGTGCTGCCTACGTTTCGGCCATGGACACGCCGAGCTGACGGGGGACTGGGACCGCTGGCCGTCGTCGGTGGTGTGGTCGGCCGACGGCACGGCACTGATCGTCACCGCCGATCAGGACGGCCGCGCCCCGCTGTTCCGGGTTGATCCGGACACCGGGTCGGTGACGCAGCTGACCTTCGACGACTTCGCCTACACCGACGTGTGCGCCGCACCCGGCGGCGTGCTCTTTGCCCTGCGCAGCTCGTACGCCGCGCCGCCGCATCCGGTGCGGATCGATCCCGACGGGGCGGTGACCGCGTTGCCGGGTGTCGACCTGCCGGCGCTGCCCGGCACATTGACCGAGCTCACCGCCACCGCTCCGGACGGTGCTCGGGTGCGGTCGTGGCTGGTCCTGCCGCAGCGGACGGATCCGGCGCCGCTGCTGCTGTGGATTCACGGTGGGCCGTTGAGCAGCTGGAACTGCTGGTCATGGCGGTGGAACCCGTGGCTGCTGGCCGCTCGCGGCTATGCGGTGTTGCTGCCCGACCCGGGACTGTCCACCGGCTACGGGCAGGACTTCGTGCAGCGCGGCTGGGGGGCCTGGGGTGCCGCCCCGTACCAGGACCTGATGGCCGCCACCGATGCGGCCTGCGCGGACCCGCGGATCGACGCCGACCGCACCGCCGCGATGGGCGGTTCGTTCGGCGGCTACATGGCCAACTGGGTGGCCGGACACACCGACCGGTTCCGTGCCATCGTCACCCACGCCAGCCTGTGGGCGCTCGACCAGTTCGGTGCCACCACCGACGGTGCCTACTACTGGGCGCGGGAGATGACCGCCGAGATGGCGGCCGCCAATTCCCCGCACCGTCACGTCGCCGAGATCCGCACCCCGATGTTGGTGATCCACGGCGACAAGGACTACCGGGTGCCGATCGGCGAGGCGCTGCGGCTGTGGTACGAACTGCTGACCGCGTCGGGACTGCCCGCGGACGAGGACGGAACCAGCCCGCATCAGTTCCTGTATTTCCCGTCCGAGCACCACTGGGTGCTCAGCCCGCAGCACGCCAAGATCTGGTACCAGGTGGTGACCGCGTTCCTGGACCGGCACGTCCTCGGGCGGGACACGACGCTGCCGGAAACGCTCGGGTAGCGTCGCGGATATGAGCGGACCCGAAATGGAACGAGACCGTGAGTTCGACATCGTCCTGTACGGGGCAACCGGTTTCGTCGGCCGACTGACGGCCCAGTACCTGGCCGGGGCGGGCGACTCGGCCCGCATCGCGCTCGCGGGCCGCTCGGAGGAGCGGCTAGGGGCGGTCCGGGAATCGTTGGGCGACAAGGCGAAAGACTGGCCGTTGCTCACTGCCGATGCGTCACGGCCGGAGACGCTGACAGCCATGGCGGCCCGCACCCGGGTGGTGGTGACCACCGTCGGCCCGTACGCCCGCTACGGGTTGCCGCTGGTCGCGGCGTGTGCGGAGGCCGGAACCGACTACGCCGACCTCACCGGCGAGGTGCCGTTCATCCGGGAGAGCATCGACCGGTACCACAAACAGGCCGTCGACACCGGTGCGCGGATCGTGCACGCCTGCGGATTCGATTCCATCCCCTCGGATCTCACCGTGTTCGCGCTCTACCGGCAGGCGCAGGCCGACGGTGCGGGGGAGTTGACGGTCACCGATCTTCTGGTGCGCTCCTTCGCCGGCGGCGTGTCCGGCGGCACCGCGGCGTCGATGACCGAGGTGTTGCGCACCGCGGCGCGCGACCCGCAGTTGCGCCAGGCGATGAACGATCCGTACACGCTCAGCCCCGACCGCGGCGCCGAACCCGAGTTCGGCGCCCAACCCGACCTGCGGTGGCGCCGCGGCGCGCAGATCGCCCCCGAACTCGACGGGTACTGGGTGGCGCCGTTCGTGATGGCGGTGGTCAACACCCGGATCGTGCGGCGCAGCAACGCCCTGCTGGGCTACGCCTACGGACGGCGCTTCGAATACGGGGAACAGATGAGCGTCGGACGATCGGTCCTGGCGCCGGCCGCCGCCGCCCTGGCCGCCGCGGGCAACATCGCCGCGGCGGAGCTGGGCAGCCGCTTCCTGGACAAGGTGCCGGACCGGCTCATCGAACGAGTGCTGCCCAAGCCCGGGACCGGGCCCAGCGAACGGGTGCGGGAGCGCGGGCACTACACGGTGGACACCTACACCGTCACCACCACCGGCGCCCGGTACCGCGCCACCATGTCCCAGCAGGGCGACCCTGGCTACAAGGCCACCTCGGTGCTGCTGGGGGAGAGCGCGCTGGCGCTGGCGCTCGACCGCGACCGGCTCTCCGACCTGCGCGGGGTGCTGACCCCGGCCGCGGCAATGGGCGACGCACTGCTCGCCCGGTTCCCCGGCGCGGGAGTGTCGCTGCAGGTCAGCAGGTTGGACTGAACCGGCGGGCGAACGTCTGTGTGGTGCGGGCCGCTGTACTAGGGTCGTCACGGTAACCCGACTGGCACCCATACGTCGGGCATCGGGCCAGCACCGAGGCCAGACGTATCCGAGCGACGAAAGCGGCGAGCCATGGCAAACCTTGAGGAACTGTTCGCACAAATCCCGATCGCAGACCTCGCCGCGCGGCTGGGCGTTGACGAGGCCGAGGTGAACAACGCGGTCCGCACGCTGGTCCCGGCCCTGGTGGGCGGAATGGCCCAGAACGTCCACGACGACGACATCGACTCCTCCGACCTGGAGTCCTCCGTCGCCGAACAGGGCTCGAGCAGCCTGCTCGACGGTGGCGTCGACATCGATCAGGTCGACACCGACCAGGGCGACCGGTACGTGGCCCGCATCTTCGACGGCGTCGACAGCAAGCAGTTGGCGTCCGCGCTGGCCGGTGGCGGCCAGAACAGCGAGTTGATCCAGAAGCTGCTACCGATCATCACGCCCATCGTGCTGGCCTATATCGGCAAGCAGCTGACGAAGGGCAGCGTGTCCGGCGGGGCCGAGCAGGCCAGTTCGGGCGGGGGCGGGCTCGCCGACATTCTGGGCACCATACTCGGCGGCGTCAGCGAGGGCGTCGGTGACAACCCGCTCGGCAGCATCCTGGGCAGTGTGCTCGGCGGCGACAAGGGCGGCGGCCTCGGCAGCATCCTCGGCGGGTTGTTCGGCAAGAAGAAATAGGTAAGGCCGCCAAGAAGCAGCACCGCGCCGTGGGCTGGTGAACACCACCGGCCCACGGCGCGTTCTTGTCTCGGGCACGGGGCCTGGCCGACCCCGTTTTTCGTGAGGTTTCAAACGCCTGAGACATCGTCATCACATTGTTGAAACGCAACGCTGGTTTCCTGTCAGTCAAACCTGTCAACCACAAGTGTCCAACTGGCGGAGGAACTGCGAATGGGCCCTGCCCTCGAGCTGACCAGCGTGCCGCCTTGGACCGTCACTCCCACGCAGCCGCCGGCCGACGTGTCGGGCCGCAGCTGGGCGATCGTGGCGTTCGGGGACGACACCGAGTCGGTGGTCTCGACGTGGAGCGAACAACTCGCCGCGGCGTATCCGGACCAACAGCCACGGGTGTACCGGGTTGGCGACGACGCCGAGGCCGCCGCCGCGCTGACCAATGAGCTGGCCACCGCGGTGGTGGGCTGGCGGCTGATGGTGGCCGGCCCGGCGGCCGCCTGCCTGCGGTTGCGGGCCCGGGCACTGGCGCGCGGGGTGGCCGAGGACGAGATCACGATCGCGACCACCGACGTGGCCATCCGCGACGTGCAGTGTGTGCACTGCCGCACCGTCACCACTGCCGCCGTCGGCATCGAAGACACCGTCGAATGCTCGGGCTGCGGCCGAAACCTGCTGGTGTACTACCACGTTTCGCGGCTGCAGGGCGCGCACCTCGGGTTCATGGTCGACGCCGAACGGCTGCCCGAGGAGGTGGCGTCGCGATGAGCGATTTGCAGCTGGAGGTGGTCGGGATCGTCGACGAGCCGGGCGATATCCGCACGCTGACCCTGGCCCGGCCGGACCGGGCGCCGCTGCCGTCGTTCACCCCCGGCAGCCACATCGTGATCGCCTGTGGAGACCCGGACCATCCGCGGCCCAACGCCTACTCGCTGACCGGCGACAACATCGAACCCGACGCCTACACGGTGTCGGTCCTGTTGTGCCCGGACGGTTCCGGGGGCTCGCGCTGGATTCACGAGCGGCTGTCGGTCGGTGACCTCGTCACCGTGACCGGGCCGCGCAGCGCCTTCGCGCCGGTGTTGCGCGCCCGGCGTCACCTGTTGGTGGCCGGCGGAATCGGGGTCACCCCGATGATTTCGCATCTGCGTGCCGCGCGGATGTGGGGCCGTGACGCGCGCCTGTACTACATACACCGCGAGGGCCGCGGCAGCTACGTCGACGAGATCAAGGCGCTCACCGACGACGCGCACATCTTCACCGAGCGCGAGTCGTTCTACGCCGAGCTGCTGCCGGCACTGGCCGAACAACCGCTGGGCACCCATCTGTACGTGTGCGGACCGAGCGGATTCATGGACCAGGTGATCGCCGCGGCGAAGGACGCCGGCTGGCCGGAGAGCCGGATCCACCTGGAGCGCTTCGGAATCGATGCCCTCGATCCGGGTGAGCCGTTCGAGGTGAAGCTGGCATCCACCGGTGAGACGTTCACCGTCGAATCCGGGGTGTCGCTGCTGGAGGCGCTGGAGAAGCGGGGTCACAAGATCCCCAACCTGTGCCGCCAGGGCGTGTGCGGCGAATGCCGGATCCCGGTGTCCGCCGGCGAGATCAACCACCGTGACCTGTATCTGACCGACGAGGACAAGGCTGCCGGCGACTCGCTGATGTGCTGCGTGTCGCGGGCGGCGGGCGACCGATTGGAGTTGGCACTGTGACCCTCACCCCCGAACTCGTCTCGGCACCGGACCTGGTGACCGAGTTCCCGTTCCCGTTCACCGACGACGTCTACCGCTACAGCACCAACGTCGAACCCGCTCGCGGCGAGGTCCGCACCCCGGTCGGGTCGTGGGGCGCCCGGGTGGTGCACATCGACAGCGAATACGAGCACGAACTGGCGCTGCGCCAACAGATCCTGGAGGCCGACCCCACCCGGTACGCGGTGCTGCCGCACATGCGGCCGGCCTGCTGGGACGCCATGCTGTTCCTGATGCGCGAGCTCGCGGCCGGGTATCCGGACGTCATGTCGCTGACCGGCCGCGGCCGGAACTTCCACTGGCGCAACGATCGGCTCGGTATCGACCAGCATTTCGTGCTCGGCGACGAGTCCACGCTGCCCGCCGAACCCCTGGCCTACATCGGTTCCCAGGTGCAGGACGACATCGTGCTGCTCGACCAGCGCGACGGTGATCTGTTCGGCGACGCCGGGGTGGTGACCTTCGCGGCGGACTGGTCGTTCGGTTTCGACGTCGGCATGACGTTTCTGGAGATCCACGGTCCGGTGCCGCGACTGCGCCAGACCGGGGTGATCACCCGCGCCCGACAGTTCCTGATGCGGCTGCAGCCCAACGAGATCTACCGGCGCACCAACTGGACGCTGACCGTGCGGCGGCGGTTGGACGTGTCGACCGAGCTGTACCACGAGTGGGGGCCGGACCGGCCGCTGATGGGTGTGGTCGACGACGAGACCTTCGGCCGCATGGTGCATCTGCGGGTGGAGGTGCAGCACCTCATCCGGCTGCCCGACTCCGGGGCGATCTGCTTCCTGATCCGCACCTACATGCTGCCGTTCGCCGATCTCGCGACGGTCGAACCATGGCGGCGGCGCGCAGCCGCGGTGCTGGCCGAGTTGCCGGAGGACATGGCCGAGTACAAGGGTTTCATCTCCTACCGCGATCGCGCGGTCGCCTGGCTGAACTCCCGCGCCCCCGAAGCGAGCTGACCCGCGTGAGAAGGGCCCCGGGGCGGCAGCCCCGGGGTCCATACTTTTTGCCCGCGAGCAGACGCGTACACCCCCGATCTGTTACGGATTCGGGGGTTTTCGTGTCTGCTCGCCGAGGGTTTGGTGAGCGGGTCGGCCGGGTTACCGGCTCACCCCTTGCCCGCGAGCAGACGCGTACACCCCCATTTGGCCCGGGATTTGGGGGAGTTTGCGTCTGCTCGCGGAGAAAAGTGCGCACGAGAAAAGCCCCCGGGCCGGGGCCCGGGGGCTTTCCCGTTGGTACCACCGGTCAGTACGGCGTCGGCTCGCCCTCGGCGGCCGGGCCGCGTTCGGTGATCGGCTCGTTCCGCACGATAGCGCGGTAGGCGTGGTTCTCGTGCTGGATCATGCGGGCGAAGAACCCGACGAACAGCAGCACCGCCACGATGATCGCGGCCCAAACCCCGACGGAGTAACCGCCGAAGGTGAACACCACGCCGGGGTCGTCCCAGTTGTCGATCGGGCTGAACATCTCACTTCACCTCCGAGCTCGCGGCCGCGACCATCGGCGCGGCCCCGTTGCCGTTGAGCGCTGCCTTGCCGGTCACCGGGATGCCCTCCGGGTACGGGGTGGCGGGCACCTCGGACAGGTCCAGGCCCTGCTCCTCGACCTCCGGCGGGATCCGCAGCAGGTGCAGCTTCTTGAGCAGCAGCGACAGCAGGTACGTCGGGACGAACCCGAGCGCGGCGAACACCAGCATGCCGATCAGCTGCCCCCAGAACGTGATCGGCGAGTAACCGTCGAGGTTCGGGTAGCCGTGCATGAAGATGCCGACCATCACCAGCGCGTAGGCGCCGGTGCCGCCGTGCACGGTCACCGCGGCGACCACGTCGTCGATGCGGAACTTCTCCAGCAGCTTGCCCACATAGGGGATCAGGCCGCCGCCGACCATCGCGACGATGAAGCCGAGCGCCGGGTGGTACAGGTCCAGACCCGGTGCCACCGAGATGACGCCGGCCAGGCCACCCGAGATCGTCCAGAACGGCTCGCCCTTCGAGGTGACGTAGGCCCCGATGATGCCGCCCGCCAGTCCCATGAGCGTGTTGAACGCGAACGCCGACAGGTTGGTCGGGGTGCCGTAGATGGTGGTGTAGCCGTTCGGTCCGTAGATCGCACAGCCCATCAGGAAGCCGAAGAAGCCGGTGAAGATCAGAAACAGGCCGAGCATGGTCAGCGGGAGATTGTGCGGCGGAATGGTGACCGCGGTGCCGTCGGGCTTGAACCGCCCGATGCGCGGACCGAGGTTGATCAACAGGCCCAGGGCGGCGAACCCGGCGATCATGTGCACGCACCCGGCCGCGCCGACGTCATGGAAGCCCAGTTTGGTGAGCATCCAGCCGGCGCCGTGCCAGCCCCACGCCGCACCGATGATCCACACCACCGATCCGACGAACACGGTGAGGATGAGGAAACCGCTGGTGCGGATGCGTTCGAGCACCGCTCCCGACATGATCGAGCCGGTGGTCGCGGCGAACAGCGCGAACGCTCCCCAGAAGATGCCGCTGGCGGGATCCTCGATGTTCGGCCCCATGTTGTCGCTCCACGGCAGAGCGGCCTTGGCGGCGTCGTTGAATTCGATGAAGCCGCTGGGCATCGCGTTGTAGAGGAACCAGCCGACGAAATAGAAGCCAACGACGATGGTGGCGAACGCCAACAGATTCTTCATCGCGGTGGCCAGCACGTTCTTCGACCGTGACGCCCCGACCTCGTAGGCGAGGAAGCCTGCGTGGATCAGCATCATCAGGCCGATGGACATCCAGTAGAAGAACTCGTTGTTTACCGCGGTCATGGCCTCGACCGCGTCTTCGACTTCCGGTGGCACGCACACCTCCGCGCGTTTCTTAGCAGTGTTCGGTGGGTACTGACGGTGTACCGAGGATGACGCTAACCCCGGACCTGTGTCCGGCCGGTCACCGCGCGTAAACATCCGGTGACGTTCTGTGTCGCGTCGGGATCCGCCCATGTCACGGGCCTTGTTCGGGCAGCGGGCCGGGCTCGCGGAACCGGCCCGGGGGTGTGGCCGAACCGGCGACTCGCCGCCGGTGTCGGCCCCGTCACGCGGGCGGCTGCCCCCGTCGGGCCGTTTCGAGGTCACGATCTGCGGCTTCCTAGAATGTGGCGGTGACCGCCAGCCCGAACCGTGATCCGCAATCGCTGCCCAAGACGTGGGACCCGAGCGCGGTAGAGGCCGAGTTGTACCAGGGCTGGGTCCGGGCCGGTTACTTCACCGCCGACCCAACGAGCGACAAGCCCGCGTACACGATCGTGCTGCCGCCGCCGAACGTGACGGGCAGCCTGCACATGGGCCATGCGCTCGACCACACCCTGATGGACGCGCTCACCCGGCGCAAGCGCATGCAGGGCTACGAGGTGCTGTGGCTGCCCGGCACGGACCACGCCGGCATCGCCACCCAGGTGGTGGTGGAAAAGCAGCTCGCCGCCGAGGGCAAGACCAAAGAGGACGTTGGCCGTGAGGGCTTCATCGAGCGCGTCTGGCGGTGGAAGAACGAGTCCGGCGGCACCATCGCCGAGCAGATGCGCCGCATCGGCGACGGCGTGGACTGGAGTCGCGACCGGTTCACCATGGACGAGGGCCTGTCGCGGGCGGTGCGCACCATTTTCAAGCGGCTCTACGACGCCGGCCTGATCTACCGGGCCGAACGGTTGGTGAACTGGTCGCCGGTGCTGCAGACCGCGATCAGCGACCTCGAGGTCAAGTACGAGGACGTCGAGGGTGAGCTGGTGTCGTTCCGCTACGGGTCGATGAACGACGACGAGCCGCACATCGTCGTCGCCACCACCCGGATCGAGACGATGCTCGGCGACACCGCGATCGCGGTGCATCCCGACGACGAACGCTACAAGCACCTGGTCGGCAGGAAGCTGCCGCACCCGTTCCTGGATCGGGAACTGATCATCGTCGCCGACGAGCACGTCGACCCCGAATTCGGGACCGGCGCAGTCAAAGTCACTCCGGCGCACGACCCCAACGACTTCGAGATCGGCCTGCGGCACAACCTGCCGATGCCGACGATCATGGACGAGCGGGCCCGGATCGCCAACACCGGAACGCAGTTCGACGGCATGGACCGGTTCGAGGCGCGGGTCAAGGTGCGCGAGGCGCTGGCCGCCCAGGGCCGCATCGTCGAGGAGAAGCGGCCCTACATCCACTCGGTCGGCCACTCCGAGCGCAGCGGCGAGCCGATCGAACCGCGGTTGAGCATGCAGTGGTGGGTCAAGGTCGAGGCGCTTGCCAAGGCGGCCGGCGACGCGGTGCGCAACGGTGAGACCGTGATTCACCCGAAGAGTCTGGAGCCGCGCTGGTTCGCCTGGGTCGACAACATGCACGACTGGTGCATCTCGCGCCAGCTGTGGTGGGGGCATCGCATCCCGATCTGGCACGGCCCCAACGGCGAAACCGTGTGCGTCGGGCCCGACGAGACGCCGCCGGAGGGCTGGGAGCAGGATCCCGACGTCCTGGACACCTGGTTCTCCTCGGCGCTGTGGCCGTTCTCGACGCTGGGCTGGCCGGAGGCGACCCCGGAACTGGAGAAGTTCTATCCGACCACCGTGTTGGTGACCGGGTACGACATCCTGTTCTTCTGGGTGGCCCGGATGATGATGTTCGGCACCTTCGTCGGCAACGACCCGGCCATCACCCTCGGCGGCAAACGCGGCCCGCAGGTGCCGTTCAAGAACGTGTTCCTGCACGGCCTGATCCGCGACGAGCACGGCCGCAAGATGAGCAAGTCGCGCGGCAACGGCATCGACCCGCTGGACTGGGTGGAGAAGTACGGCGCCGACGCGCTGCGGTTCACGCTGGCCCGTGGTGCCAGCCCGGGCGGGGACCTGTCGATCGGTGACGACCACGCCCGTGCGTCGCGCAACTTCGCCACCAAGCTGTTCAATGCGACCCGGTTCGCGCTGCTCAACGGTGCGGCGCCGGCGCCGCTGCCGGACGCCGGCGAGCTCACCGACGCCGACCGGTGGATCCTCGGCCGGATGGAGCAGGTGCGCGCCGAGGTCGACGAGGCGTTCGAGGCCTACGAGTTCAGCCGCGCCTGTGAGGCGTTGTACCACTTCGCGTGGGACGAGTTCTGCGACTGGTACGTCGAGCTGGCCAAGGTCCAACTCGGCCAGGGGATCACGCACACCACCGCGGTGCTGGCCGCGGTGCTCGACACGCTGCTCAAGCTGCTGCACCCGGTGATGCCGTTCGTCACCGAGACGTTGTGGAAGCAGCTGACCGGCGGCGAGTCGCTGGTGATCGCCGAGTGGCCCAAGCCCTCCGGCTTCACCCTGGATCCCGTTGCCGCACAGCGGATCGCCGACATGCAGAAGCTCATCACCGAGGTCCGGCGGTTCCGCAGCGATCAGGGCCTCAACGATCGGCAGAAGGTGCCTGCGCGGCTGTCGGACACCGCGGCGGCCGACGTCGAGGCGCAGCTGCCCGCCGTCGCGGCGCTGGCGTGGCTGACCGAACCGGACGACACGTTCAGCCCGTCGGCGGCTGTCGAGGTGCGGCTGTCGCAGGGCACCGTGGTGGTGGAGTTGGACACCCGGGGCAGCGTCGACATCGCCGCCGAACGGCGCCGGCTGGAGAAGGATCTGGCGGCCGCGCAGAAGGAGCTGGCCGGCACCGAGAGCAAGCTCAGCAACGAGGCGTTCCTGGCCAAGGCCCCGGCGGAGGTGGTCGAGAAGATCCGGAAGCGCCGTGACGTGGCTCGCGAAGAGGTCGATCGCATCACCGCCCGCCTGGCGGCGCTCGGGCAATGACGTGATGACACCGAAGAGCACGCCGTGACGGATTCGGGACCGACCCCCGACGAGATCGCGGCCATGCTGCAGGTCGAGCACCTGCTCGACCAGCGCTGGCCGGAGACGAAGCTGGAACCCAGCACCGCGCGCATCGCCGCGCTGATGGAGATGCTCGGTTCCCCGCAGCGCGGCTATCCGTCGATCCACATCGCCGGCACCAACGGCAAGACGTCGGTGGCGCGGATGGTTGACGCGCTGCTGCGGGCGCTGCACCGGCGCACCGGGCGCACC
The window above is part of the Mycolicibacterium hassiacum DSM 44199 genome. Proteins encoded here:
- a CDS encoding PDR/VanB family oxidoreductase; this encodes MSDLQLEVVGIVDEPGDIRTLTLARPDRAPLPSFTPGSHIVIACGDPDHPRPNAYSLTGDNIEPDAYTVSVLLCPDGSGGSRWIHERLSVGDLVTVTGPRSAFAPVLRARRHLLVAGGIGVTPMISHLRAARMWGRDARLYYIHREGRGSYVDEIKALTDDAHIFTERESFYAELLPALAEQPLGTHLYVCGPSGFMDQVIAAAKDAGWPESRIHLERFGIDALDPGEPFEVKLASTGETFTVESGVSLLEALEKRGHKIPNLCRQGVCGECRIPVSAGEINHRDLYLTDEDKAAGDSLMCCVSRAAGDRLELAL
- a CDS encoding dimethylamine monooxygenase subunit DmmA family protein, which codes for MGPALELTSVPPWTVTPTQPPADVSGRSWAIVAFGDDTESVVSTWSEQLAAAYPDQQPRVYRVGDDAEAAAALTNELATAVVGWRLMVAGPAAACLRLRARALARGVAEDEITIATTDVAIRDVQCVHCRTVTTAAVGIEDTVECSGCGRNLLVYYHVSRLQGAHLGFMVDAERLPEEVASR
- a CDS encoding heme-dependent oxidative N-demethylase family protein, with protein sequence MTLTPELVSAPDLVTEFPFPFTDDVYRYSTNVEPARGEVRTPVGSWGARVVHIDSEYEHELALRQQILEADPTRYAVLPHMRPACWDAMLFLMRELAAGYPDVMSLTGRGRNFHWRNDRLGIDQHFVLGDESTLPAEPLAYIGSQVQDDIVLLDQRDGDLFGDAGVVTFAADWSFGFDVGMTFLEIHGPVPRLRQTGVITRARQFLMRLQPNEIYRRTNWTLTVRRRLDVSTELYHEWGPDRPLMGVVDDETFGRMVHLRVEVQHLIRLPDSGAICFLIRTYMLPFADLATVEPWRRRAAAVLAELPEDMAEYKGFISYRDRAVAWLNSRAPEAS
- a CDS encoding saccharopine dehydrogenase family protein, translated to MSGPEMERDREFDIVLYGATGFVGRLTAQYLAGAGDSARIALAGRSEERLGAVRESLGDKAKDWPLLTADASRPETLTAMAARTRVVVTTVGPYARYGLPLVAACAEAGTDYADLTGEVPFIRESIDRYHKQAVDTGARIVHACGFDSIPSDLTVFALYRQAQADGAGELTVTDLLVRSFAGGVSGGTAASMTEVLRTAARDPQLRQAMNDPYTLSPDRGAEPEFGAQPDLRWRRGAQIAPELDGYWVAPFVMAVVNTRIVRRSNALLGYAYGRRFEYGEQMSVGRSVLAPAAAALAAAGNIAAAELGSRFLDKVPDRLIERVLPKPGTGPSERVRERGHYTVDTYTVTTTGARYRATMSQQGDPGYKATSVLLGESALALALDRDRLSDLRGVLTPAAAMGDALLARFPGAGVSLQVSRLD
- a CDS encoding S9 family peptidase; translation: MPATTPDAPATPFSDLDDYLALPRVAGLAVSPDGSRVVTTIAELNDKRTEYRTAVWELDPAGRRPARRLTRGGRGESAPTFTADGDLLFLSSRPTEDDDEPPTALWRLPAAGGEAFEVLALPGGVDAVRAARAGTTTVVSAGLLPSARTIADERRLRDLRKDNKVTAVLHTGYPVRHWDTDLGPGRPHLLRVPAAGDEPADLTPTPGAALYEADFDVSPDGRFVVTTWQVPAPGAARRSVLMRVDTATGERTVIADEPEADLFAPAIAPDGSAVAYLRETWSTPAKAPRITLCCLRFGHGHAELTGDWDRWPSSVVWSADGTALIVTADQDGRAPLFRVDPDTGSVTQLTFDDFAYTDVCAAPGGVLFALRSSYAAPPHPVRIDPDGAVTALPGVDLPALPGTLTELTATAPDGARVRSWLVLPQRTDPAPLLLWIHGGPLSSWNCWSWRWNPWLLAARGYAVLLPDPGLSTGYGQDFVQRGWGAWGAAPYQDLMAATDAACADPRIDADRTAAMGGSFGGYMANWVAGHTDRFRAIVTHASLWALDQFGATTDGAYYWAREMTAEMAAANSPHRHVAEIRTPMLVIHGDKDYRVPIGEALRLWYELLTASGLPADEDGTSPHQFLYFPSEHHWVLSPQHAKIWYQVVTAFLDRHVLGRDTTLPETLG
- a CDS encoding ammonium transporter, which translates into the protein MPPEVEDAVEAMTAVNNEFFYWMSIGLMMLIHAGFLAYEVGASRSKNVLATAMKNLLAFATIVVGFYFVGWFLYNAMPSGFIEFNDAAKAALPWSDNMGPNIEDPASGIFWGAFALFAATTGSIMSGAVLERIRTSGFLILTVFVGSVVWIIGAAWGWHGAGWMLTKLGFHDVGAAGCVHMIAGFAALGLLINLGPRIGRFKPDGTAVTIPPHNLPLTMLGLFLIFTGFFGFLMGCAIYGPNGYTTIYGTPTNLSAFAFNTLMGLAGGIIGAYVTSKGEPFWTISGGLAGVISVAPGLDLYHPALGFIVAMVGGGLIPYVGKLLEKFRIDDVVAAVTVHGGTGAYALVMVGIFMHGYPNLDGYSPITFWGQLIGMLVFAALGFVPTYLLSLLLKKLHLLRIPPEVEEQGLDLSEVPATPYPEGIPVTGKAALNGNGAAPMVAAASSEVK
- a CDS encoding DUF937 domain-containing protein, yielding MANLEELFAQIPIADLAARLGVDEAEVNNAVRTLVPALVGGMAQNVHDDDIDSSDLESSVAEQGSSSLLDGGVDIDQVDTDQGDRYVARIFDGVDSKQLASALAGGGQNSELIQKLLPIITPIVLAYIGKQLTKGSVSGGAEQASSGGGGLADILGTILGGVSEGVGDNPLGSILGSVLGGDKGGGLGSILGGLFGKKK